From the Lampris incognitus isolate fLamInc1 chromosome 10, fLamInc1.hap2, whole genome shotgun sequence genome, one window contains:
- the LOC130119639 gene encoding protein SCO1 homolog, mitochondrial encodes MALSLSCHNLRCGLFHSKILQKCSYDQTVRSALSILTSREIGAKRGVHCMVAVNLCLTRRAAGWLTRGFSRAFSSMPPPPSAGNKSKKFGPVTWKSLAITFALGGALLGGMKYLKKQKEELIEKERTKSIGRPAIGGPFSLIDHNNKPTKSEDFLDQWVLIYFGFTHCPDICPDEIEKMIEVVDAIDEIKSLPNLTPILITIDPDRDTPEALATYVKEFSPKLIGLTGTMAQIEQVSRAYRVYYSQGPKDEDNDYIVDHTIIMYLLGPDGEFVEYFGQNKRNVEITNSIAAHMRKYKKGK; translated from the exons ATGGCTTTGAGTCTTTCGTGTCATAATCTAAGGTGCGGGTTATTTCATAGTAAGATACTGCAGAAGTGTTCGTATGACCAGACGGTGAGATCTGCACTCAGCATTCTGACGTCAAGAGAGATCGGGGCGAAACGCGGAGTCCACTGTATG GTGGCCGTGAATTTGTGTTTGACGCGCAGAGCCGCAGGATGGTTGACTCGAGGGTTTTCAAGAGCGTTCTCCTCCATGCCTCCACCGCCCTCAGCTGGTAATAAATCCAAGAAGTTTGGC CCTGTGACTTGGAAATCTCTTGCAATAACATTTGCTCTTGGAGGAGCCCTTCTTGGAGGGAtgaaatatttaaaaaaacaaaaggaagAAT TGATTGAAAAAGAAAGGACAAAGTCAATAGGAAGGCCAGCAATTGGAGGTCCATTCTCCCTCATCGatcacaacaacaaacccaccAAGAGTGAGGACTTCTTGGACCAGTGGGTTCTGATCTATTTTGGATTCACACACTGCCCTGACATCTGTCCAGATGAAATCGAGAAGATGATTGAAGTGGTGGATGCAATAG ATGAGATAAAATCTCTCCCAAACCTGACGCCCATTCTTATCACCATTGATCCTGACAGAGACACGCCCGAGGCCTTAGCTACATACGTCAAAG AGTTTTCACCGAAACTGATCGGCCTGACGGGGACGATGGCACAGATCGAGCAGGTCTCCCGAGCCTACAGAGTCTATTACAGTCAGGGCCCAAAGGACGAAGACAACGACTATATT GTTGATCACACCATCATCATGTATCTGTTGGGCCCTGATGGAGAGTTTGTCGAGTATTTTGGACAGAACAAAAGAAATGTGGAGATTACAAATTCCATTGCGGCACACATGAGAAAGTATAAAAAGGGGAAGTAA